A window from Fusarium musae strain F31 chromosome 8, whole genome shotgun sequence encodes these proteins:
- a CDS encoding hypothetical protein (EggNog:ENOG41~CAZy:GT2_Chitin_synth): MAMSLPQLGGAGGPHTQPSLPSLPAHLQSDTHLTAHLASRFHVSHPTARLSSHALISLNTYTNSSKGPDGGKEGSAMAGAEEIADRAFLRLGHRSENQAVVFLGESGAGKSTIRAHLLTALLNKSSTPLSTKLSLAAYVFDSLTTTKTATTPTASKSGLFYELQYDTSATTNPVLIGGKLLDHRLERSRIADVPTGERNFHVLYYLLAGTSEAEKSHLGLDGGSVTGTTQKRWKYLGHPTQLKVGINDAEGFQVFKNALRKLEFPRAEIAEICQILASILHIGQLEFETTSQTSVTGDDSGGFSHEGGTTITAVKNKDVLSIIAAFLGVSAADLQTTLGYKTKMIHRERVTVMLDPNGARAHAGELARTLYSLLVAWILETINQRLCAPEESIANTVSIVDFPGFCQQTPTGSALDQLLNNAATECIYNLTLQNFFDRKADMLESEEVSVAATSYFDNSDAVRGILKPGNGLLSILDDQTRRNRTDMQFLEALRRRFDGKNAAIEVGSAQAKLPGSNFMTENTSAVFTVKHFAGEVDYPVKGLIEENGEIISGDLLNMINGTKSEFVARLFGQDALQTVTHPNERTTVMQATVSSKPMRAPSVMSRKTHRTGRPSTAYKRQQQEAMEELDQQSQAGESKKNAKMTLDQGASGQFLASLDNVQKAVTDPGTNSYFVFCLKPNDRRIANQFDSKCVRMQVQTFGIAEISQRLRSADFSLFLPFGEFLGMTDAETILVGSERERAEMVIEEKQWPQNEVRVGATGVFLSERCWMEIAQLGEAVSVAGRYGGLPSSDAGDGLTPAESMAFGASKEHLVSGGNTPLMYGEKAKGGYFTDDTRSEAGVSAFGGGDMFKNLDTREQMAERGNEKSLEEVEEYRDKPSRKRWVALVFFLTWFIPDFAIRLIGRMPRKDVRMAWREKVAINMLIWLMCAVAAFFMVGFPTLICPKQYVYSSNELSSYDGNKGSKGAYVAIRGFVIDLNAFIPNHYPGSNLVSEDTLLNYAGKDISALFPIQVSALCQGKDGQIPPEVTLDNRNTNITGQPQLLASRDIDVNSVYHDFRYYTNDSRPDWYFEQMYTFKHVYLKGRMGYSPKYVKKLARDSSWNVVTIHGKVYDMTKYLQGGLRLKAKAGKPTPNIPGATDFMEDSVVQLFRSAKGQDVSKYWDNIKLSPVKKQRMETCLNNLFYIGDSDTRNSVRCQFATYFILAISVMLASILVFKFLAALQFGGKNVPENLDKFVMCMIPAYTEDEDSLRRAIDSLSRMKYDDKRKLLVVVCDGMIIGQGNDRPTPRIVLDILGVSETVDPEPLSFEALGEGMKQHNMGKIYSGLYEVQGHIVPFMVIVKVGKPSEVSRPGNRGKRDSQMVLMRFLNRVHYNLAMSPMELEMYHQIRNIIGVNPTFYEYLFQIDADTVVAPDSATRMISAFIDDTRLIACCGETALTNAKGSFITMIQVYEYWISHNLSKAFESLFGSVTCLPGCFSMYRIRAAETGKPLFVSKEIVEDYSTIRVDTLHMKNLLHLGEDRYLTTLLLKYHSKYKTKYLFSAQAWTIAPDSWSVFLSQRRRWINSTVHNLAELIPLAQLCGFCCFSMRFVVFIDLLSTIVQPVIVMYIVYLIYQVATNPSVVPITAFLLLGAIYGLQAVIFILRRKWEMVGWMIMYIAAIPVFSFGLPLYSFWHMDDFNWGNTRVIAGEAGKKIVVSDEGKFDPSSIPRKKWEEYQAELWETQTQTARDDVRSEISGYSYATKAQGPFSEYGGGYQPSRPGSTAGFGHQNMSRMSLAHSEMPGNRASQFGGSQFFSPEEMVGMPSDDALLAEIRDILKTADLMTVTKKGIKQELERRFNVPLDAKRAYINSATEALLSGQL; encoded by the exons atggccatgagCCTACCACAGCTCGGCGGCGCAGGAGGCCCTCACACTCAACCCTCTTTGCCATCGCTGCCTGCACATCTTCAATCCGACACGCATCTCACTGCTCATCTCGCCAGTCGCTTCCATGTTTCGCATCCTACCGCTCGGCTGTCTTCTCACGCCCTCATCTCTCTCAACACCTATACCAACTCCTCAAAGGGTCCCGATGGTGGCAAGGAAGGTAGCGCCATGGCTGGCGCCGAGGAAATCGCTGACAGAGCCTTTCTGCGATTAGGACATAGATCCGAGAACCAAGCCGTTGTCTTTTT GGGTGAATCTGGCGCTGGAAAGTCTACTATTCGAGCCCACCTCCTGACtgctcttctcaacaaatCGTCAACGCCTCTGTCCACAAAGCTCTCTCTCGCCGCATATGTCTTTGATAGTCTCACAACTACCAAGACCGCTACAACACCCACTGCTTCCAAGTCCGGGCTCTTCTACGAGTTGCAGTACGATACTTCAGCCACCACAAACCCTGTTCTGATTGGTGGTAAGCTCTTAGATCATCGCCTGGAGCGTAGCCGTATCGCCGATGTTCCTACAGGAGAGCGCAACTTCCACGTTCTGTACTATCTTCTTGCCGGAACAAGCGAGGCTGAAAAGTCTCATCTCGGCTTGGACGGTGGTTCTGTCACTGGAACCACTCAAAAACGATGGAAGTATCTCGGCCATCCCACTCAGCTCAAGGTCGGAATCAACGACGCCGAGGGTTTCCAAGTTTTCAAAAATGCTCTGCGAAAGCTGGAATTTCCTCGCGCTGAAATAGCCGAGATTTGCCAAATTCTCGCCAGTATTCTTCACATCGGTCAACTAGAGTTTGAGACAACTAGCCAGACCAGCGTAACTGGCGATGATAGTGGTGGCTTCTCCCACGAGGGTGGTACAACCATCACCGctgtcaagaacaaggatgttctcagcatcatcgcTGCTTTCCTTGGTGTCAGCGCCGCTGACCTCCAGACCACCCTGGGATATAAGACCAAGATGATTCACCGAGAACGTGTCACTGTTATGCTCGACCCCAACGGTGCCCGTGCCCACGCTGGAGAGCTTGCCCGAACACTCTACTCCCTTCTCGTTGCTTGGATTCTCGAGACCATCAACCAGCGACTTTGTGCACCCGAGGAGTCTATTGCCAACACTGTCTCGATCGTCGATTTCCCTGGGTTCTGTCAGCAAACTCCCACTGGCTCTGCGCTCGACCAACTTCTCAATAATGCCGCTACCGAATGCATTTACAACCTTACTCTCCAGAACTTCTTCGACCGCAAGGCTGACATGCTGGAGTCCGAGGAAGTCAGTGTTGCTGCGACCAGCTATTTCGACAATTCGGACGCTGTTCGAGGCATCCTGAAGCCCGGCAatggccttctcagcatTCTCGATGATCAAACTCGACGAAACCGAACAGATATGCAGTTCCTTGAGGCTCTCCGAAGACGTTTCGATGGCAAGAACGCTGCTATCGAGGTTGGCTCTGCTCAAGCTAAGCTTCCTGGAAGCAACTTCATGACTGAGAATACCTCTGCCGTCTTCACCGTGAAGCACTTTGCTGGTGAGGTGGATTACCCTGTCAAGGGACTCATCGAGGAGAACGGCGAGATCATCTCTGGTGATCTCCTCAATATGATCAACGGTACCAAGAGCGAGTTTGTTGCTCGTCTTTTCGGCCAAGACGCTCTCCAGACCGTGACTCACCCCAATGAACGCACTACTGTTATGCAGGCTACTGTCAGCTCAAAGCCTATGCGAGCGCCTAGTGTCATGTCTAGAAAGACGCACCGAACTGGTCGCCCCAGCACAGCTTACAAGCGCCAGCAGCAAGAGGCTATGGAGGAGTTAGATCAGCAGAGCCAAGCTGGAGAGTCTAAGAAGAACGCCAAGATGACTCTCGATCAAGGTGCTTCAGGCCAGTTCCTTGCCTCGCTGGACAATGTCCAGAAGGCTGTCACTGACCCCGGCACCAACTCATATTTCGTCTTTTGCTTGAAGCCCAACGATCGACGAATTGCAAACCAGTTCGACAGTAAGTGCGTTCGTATGCAGGTCCAAACTTTTGGTATTGCAGAAATCAGCCAGCGTCTTCGATCTGCCGATTTCAGTTTATTCTTGCCTTTCGGCGAGTTTTTGGGTATGACAGATGCGGAGACAATTTTGGTTGGCAGTGAACGAGAACGTGCTGAGATGGTcattgaggagaagcagtGGCCCCAGAATGAAGTCAGAGTCGGTGCCACTGGTGTTTTCCTTAGTGAACGCTGCTGGATGGAGATTGCCCAGCTCGGGGAGGCAGTCTCAGTTGCTGGCCGCTACGGTGGCTTGCCCTCATCCGATGCTGGCGATGGTCTCACACCTGCTGAGTCTATGGCTTTTGGCGCCTCCAAGGAGCATTTGGTTTCCGGTGGCAATACCCCTCTCATGTACggtgagaaggccaagggtgGTTACTTCACCGACGATACTCGATCCGAGGCTGGTGTTTCTgcctttggtggtggtgacatgttcaagaacctcgacaCACGTGAGCAGATGGCTGAGCGAGGCAACGAGAAGTCTctcgaggaggttgaggagtaCCGAGATAAGCCTAGCCGCAAGCGCTGGGTAgctctcgtcttcttcctcactTGGTTCATCCCCGACTTTGCCATCAGGCTGATCGGACGTATGCCTCGAAAGGATGTTCGTATGGCCTGGAGAGAGAAGGTGGCGATTAACATGCTCATTTGGTTGATGTGTGCCGTCGCCGCCTTCTTCATGGTCGGATTCCCCACGCTCATTTGTCCCAAGCAGTATGTTTACAGCTCCAACGAACTCTCTTCCTACGACGGCAACAAGGGCAGCAAGGGTGCCTACGTTGCTATCCGCGGCTTCGTTATTGACCTCAATGCCTTCATTCCCAACCATTATCCTGGTAGCAACCTTGTCAGTGAGGATACTCTCTTGAACTATGCCGGCAAGGATATCAGCGCTCTTTTCCCCATCCAAGTGTCTGCTCTTTGCCAGGGCAAAGACGGTCAGATTCCTCCTGAGGTCACTCTTGACAACcgaaacaccaacatcactgGCCAGCCACAGCTTCTTGCTTCCAGAGATATTGATGTCAACTCCGTCTACCATGATTTCCGTTATTACACCAACGACAGCCGACCTGATTGGTACTTCGAGCAGATGTACACCTTTAAGCATGTCTACCTCAAGGGTCGCATGGGTTACAGCCCCAAATATGTGAAGAAACTGGCCCGAGACAGTTCTTGGAACGTTGTCACTATTCACGGAAAGGTTTACGACATGACCAAGTACCTCCAGGGTGGTCTCCGCCTCAAGGCTAAGGCCGGCAAGCCTACTCCCAACATTCCAGGTGCCACAGACTTTATGGAGGACAGTGTTGTCCAGCTGTTCCGAAGTGCCAAGGGTCAGGATGTTTCCAAGTACTGGGATAACATCAAGCTCAGCCCTGTCAAGAAACAACGCATGGAGACCTGCCTGAACAACCTCTTCTACATTGGTGACTCAGATACTCGAAACTCCGTCCGTTGTCAGTTCGCTACGTACTTCATCTTGGCTATTTCAGTCATGCTGGCATCTATCTTGGTCTTCAAGTTCCTTGCTGCGCTCCAATTCGGTGGCAAGAACGTGCCCGAGAACCTTGACAAGTTCGTCATGTGTATGATTCCCGCTTAtaccgaagatgaagactcgTTGCGACGTGCTATTGACTCGCTTTCTCGCATGAAGTATGATGATAAGcgcaagcttcttgtcgTTGTCTGTGACGGTATGATTATCGGTCAAGGTAACGACAGGCCTACGCCTCGCATCGTGCTGGATATTCTTGGTGTCTCCGAGACCGTCGACCCCGAGCCTCTCAGTTTCGAGGCTCTCGGTGAGGGTATGAAGCAGCATAATATGGGTAAGATCTACTCGGGTCTTTACGAGGTCCAAGGCCACATCGTCCCCTTTATGGTCATTGTCAAGGTGGGCAAGCCTTCTGAGGTTTCTCGCCCCGGTAACCGTGGTAAACGAGACTCCCAGATGGTTCTCATGCGTTTCCTCAACCGCGTCCACTACAACCTCGCCATGAGTCCCATGGAGCTGGAGATGTATCACCAGATCCGCAATATTATTGGCGTGAATCCAACCTTCTACGAATATCTTTTCCAAATCGATGCCGATACTGTCGTCGCTCCAGACTCAGCTACTCGAATGATTTCAGCCTTCATCGATGATACTCGCCTGATTGCTTGCTGTGGTGAAACCGCTCTCACCAACGCCAAGGGCTCTTTCATCACTATGATTCAGGTCTACGAGTACTGGATTTCACATAACTTGTCCAAGGCATTCGAGAGTTTGTTCGGCTCAGTCACTTGCTTGCCTGGTTGTTTCTCCATGTACCGAATTCGCGCTGCGGAGACCGGCAAGCCTTTGTTCGTCAGCAAGGAGATCGTTGAAGACTACTCCACGATTCGTGTTGATACTCTGCACATGAAGAACTTGCTCCATCTTGGTGAGGATCGATATCTCACAACCTTGCTCCTCAAGTATCACTCCAAGTATAAGACAAAGTACCTCTTCAGCGCACAAGCCTGGACTATTGCTCCTGACTCCTGGTCTGTCTTCCTGTCTCAGCGACGTCGTTGGATCAACTCTACCGTACACAACTTGGCTGAGCTTATTCCTTTGGCCCAGCTTTGCGGCTTCTGCTGTTTCAGTATGCGTTTTGTTGTCTTCATCGATCTTCTGAGCACTATCGTCCAACCTGTCATTGTCATGTATATCGTGTACCTGATTTACCAAGTCGCTACCAACCCGTCAGTTGTGCCTATTACAGCTTTCTTGTTGCTTGGTGCCATCTACGGTCTACAGgccgtcatcttcatcctccgaCGCAAGTGGGAGATGGTTGGTTGGATGATCATGTATATTGCTGCCATTCCTGTCTTCTCTTTCGGTCTGCCCCTGTATTCCTTCTGGCATATGGATGACTTCAACTGGGGTAACACTCGAGTTATTGCTGGCGAAGCCGGCAAGAAGATTGTTGTTTCAGACGAGGGCAAGTTTGATCCCAGCTCGATCCCTCGCAAGAAGTGGGAGGAGTACCAAGCCGAGCTATGGGAGACACAGACCCAGACTGCTCGTGATGATGTGCGATCAGAGATCTCTGGTTACAGTTATGCCACCAAGGCTCAGGGACCCTTCTCTGAGTACGGTGGTGGCTACCAGCCCAGCCGCCCTGGCTCAACAGCTGGCTTCGGCCACCAGAACATGTCTCGCATGTCTCTGGCCCATTCTGAGATGCCTGGCAACCGTGCGAGCCAGTTTGGTGGCTCACAATTCTTCTCTCCCGAGGAGATGGTTGGCATGCCTAGTGATGATGCCCTCCTCGCCGAGATTCGCGACATCCTCAAGACAGCCGACTTGATGACTGTCACCAAGAAGGGCATAAAGCAAGAGCTGGAGAGGCGATTTAATGTTCCTCTAGACGCGAAGAGGGCCTATATCAACTCTG CAACTGAAGCCCTGCTTTCTGGCCAATTGTAG
- a CDS encoding hypothetical protein (BUSCO:EOG0926025H) has protein sequence MGKRDFNTGDGAAVFRKRQKVVHETPTSEEVTSSDQLRNLLSFDQDLRNARHGLQSFKNLLDQIVHEEGDRRANLDILHQYLEAAKPRDTSEDAVFLNDIMEMWSFAVQVNNDGVMSSVAVVLALLLQILSGSLQLVKHGLGICQTLLQEQQLKSLAKNLSAEKSKGFIISPTLRLLREATCLDGGAYAKRIFRARNFTLASFGRNLEIGHTGDTHEDVRKASVRTNAVRFFLSLLKFLGSDGRKELVSQKELLSHVTYMIKSDPAYLVVDILDSLKLYVLKDDKVPREVKFRCFNTKSLVRFLALYTYTSDGEDVDEKSTVSYKAHQLLIYICTTPTAGILYPSTGLYPKESEEDPTPSGRAKAGTQGALFADRYKQDIPVYNFVLAEFAQKLRPWSSLKHSELLVAIFTAAPELTAKYFLSNRSFTFEPKLSMTWIGYAAFLFNTMQLPLPPRFGDRSRSAKAPPPTSILLDNIIPLPINQKVLIRCLSSKSNLTSFFATRILIVAIEKLAEAVKMHEEVSKGIDPVWAEASRRLIDAFCQRIPDMKEIVRSYKGIPAENILHKTMASRLLRLYYEVIPQVALAANFDVSPFFTEALKSLNKESEQHEDESLRVMELENLVSIASYSPGMRWFSRIDNLIDGAGSSPYTALLRLLCDKNRDLSFHQLKKVLGEVAVENQMVTKASLMSPLFEALQTTLAESKAKPMEKVWSYVDNCVNRCASSPIKYLDLLETYAQEDGVLSGSETALVNVTLVEQLPFAMGSASSDEEAALGQFLSCYFTTSYKSKPGKQLTKALYKRISGQFSSSKVKMKKLKEERSNDTDADEDMSDADTVDAQGSKDGSTIDDSSKLEAMLHVPLPEDEDTTALTKWAGKNAEDLVEDGWAAALIRLLSSPHTNIRKESLTSILKMAAKLKESSYEEKEQVWLLLCELAESSRDQVDKGPVPSAFTAFAIHALDVLKNPLHPLYPKINSFLTRSPVWSAEKLPLAHDILHGEPSEDDKYYTEITWLLTYLLDSLRTPSDLGIFHRKRWFEKILALGANPYLRVNLRTRLLRLLFRATCIEGGSTTLTTRFGILSWLDSQRAASEGGEEADVMVALMTRVWETCDQEKVKVWSKGGVEKLLARHNS, from the exons ATGGGCAAACGAGACTTCAACACCGGAGATGGCGCTGCTGTTTTTCGCAAGCGCCAGAAAGTCGTACACGAGACGCCAACGAGCGAAGAAGTCACCTCGAGCGATCAATTACGCAATCTGCTGTCCTTCGACCAGGATTTGCGCAACGCCAGGCATG GTCTTCAGTCTTTCAAGAATCTCCTCGATCAAATAGTCCACGAAGAGGGCGACCGAAGAGCCAATCTCGACATTCTACATCAATACCTTGAAGCCGCCAAGCCCAGAGATACATCCGAAGATGCAGTCTTTCTCAACGATATCATGGAAATGTGGTCTTTCGCCGTGCAGGTTAACAACGATGGTGTCATGTCTTCTGTTGCCGTTGTTCTGGCTTTGCTACTCCAGATCCTCTCAGGCTCACTACAGCTTGTCAAGCATGGCCTCGGTATCTGCCAGACCCTTCTCCAAGAACAGCAATTGAAATCATTGGCAAAGAATCTGTCAGCAGAAAAGAGCAAGGGTTTTATAATCTCACCTACTCTCCGTCTCCTTCGAGAAGCTACATGCCTAGATGGGGGCGCCTATGCGAAGCGAATCTTCCGCGCTCGAAATTTCACATTGGCATCGTTTGGGCGAAATCTTGAAATCGGGCATACTGGAGATACGCATGAAGATGTGCGCAAAGCTTCCGTCAGAACAAATGCTGTCCGTTTTTTCTTGAGCCTTCTCAAGTTCCTGGGTTCAGATGGGCGTAAAGAACTTGTATCGCAGAAGGAACTTTTGTCACATGTGACTTATATGATCAAAAGCGACCCTGCCTACCTCGTTGTGGATATCCTCGACTCTTTAAAGCTCTATGTCCTCAAAGATGACAAGGTCCCCAGAGAAGTCAAATTCCGATGTTTCAACACCAAGTCGTTGGTGCGCTTCTTAGCTCTGTACACATACACCAGCGATGGcgaggatgtcgatgagaAGTCAACGGTGAGCTACAAGGCCCACCAACTCCTCATCTACATCTGCACGACGCCTACTGCTGGTATTTTATATCCTTCCACTGGTCTATACCCCAAAGAGTCTGAAGAGGACCCAACGCCAAGTGGGCGTGCTAAGGCTGGTACACAGGGCGCTCTCTTCGCCGACAGATATAAACAAGACATTCCTGTGTACAACTTTGTCCTTGCCGAATTCGCTCAAAAGTTGCGCCCTTGGTCCAGTTTGAAACATAGCGAGCTTCTGGTAGCAATCTTCACTGCTGCCCCTGAACTTACTGCAAAATATTTTCTAAGCAACCGATCTTTCACGTTCGAACCAAAGTTATCCATGACATGGATTGGATATGCCGCGTTCCTTTTCAACACTATGCAACTACCTCTCCCTCCTCGCTTCGGAGATCGATCGCGATCTGCTAAGGCACCTCCTCCCACGTCCATCCTCCTCGATAACATTATTCCGCTCCCCATCAATCAAAAAGTTCTGATCCGATGTCTCTCCTCCAAATCCAATCTCACATCTTTCTTTGCTACGCGCATCCTGATCGTGGCGATTGAGAAGTTAgctgaagctgtcaagatgcATGAAGAGGTTTCGAAAGGCATTGATCCTGTCTGGGCAGAAGCGAGCCGTCGTTTAATCGATGCGTTTTGCCAACGTATTCCGGACATGAAGGAAATCGTTCGGTCTTACAAGGGAATACCAGCTGAGAACATTCTCCATAAGACCATGGCCAGTCGTTTGCTACGCCTTTACTATGAAGTTATTCCCCAAGTTGCTCTTGCTGCCAACTTTGACGTTTCGCCTTTCTTCACAGAAGCTCTCAAGTCGCTCAACAAGGAAAGCGAGCAGCATGAGGACGAGTCACTAAGAGTTATGGAGCTAGAGAACTTAGTGTCAATTGCCAGTTATTCCCCTGGTATGCGTTGGTTCTCAAGGATAGACAATCTCATTGATGGAGCAGGATCGTCGCCATACACCGCCCTCCTACGGCTGCTTTGTGATAAGAATCGAGATCTTTCTTTCCaccagctgaagaaggttcTAGGCGAGGTCGCAGTTGAGAACCAGATGGTAACGAAGGCGTCCCTGATGAGCCCACTATTCGAGGCCCTCCAGACAACGCTAGCCGAGAGCAAGGCAAAGCCAATGGAGAAAGTTTGGTCATATGTTGACAACTGCGTCAACCGATGTGCCTCCTCGCCAATCAAGTATCTCGATTTGTTAGAAACATATGCCCAGGAAGATGGTGTATTATCTGGTAGTGAGACTGCTTTGGTTAACGTGACCCTGGTAGAGCAGTTGCCGTTTGCAATGGGCTCTGCTAgcagcgatgaagaagctgcgcTTGGCCAGTTCTTATCTTGCTACTTCACTACTTCATACAAATCCAAGCCGGGAAAGCAACTCACCAAAGCTCTATACAAACGCATCTCAGGACAGTTTTCGTCAagcaaggtcaagatgaaAAAGCTCAAGGAGGAAAGGTCTAATGATACAGATGCTGATGAAGATATGTCTGATGCCGATACTGTTGATGCGCAGGGTTCAAAAGATGGCTCGACCATTGATGATTCTTCAAAGCTAGAGGCTATGCTTCATGTACCACTCCCCGAAGACGAGGATACGACAGCTTTGACAAAATGGGCTGGCAAAAACGCTGAAGACCTCGTCGAAGACGGCTGGGCAGCAGCTTTGATTcgcctcctctcctctccccatACCAACATCCGCAAGGAATCCCTTACCAGCATTCTCAAGATGgctgccaagctcaaggaatCTTCATACGAAGAAAAGGAACAAGTTTGGCTCCTCTTGTGCGAACTTGCCGAGTCATCGCGTGATCAAGTTGACAAAGGCCCAGTCCCTTCTGCCTTCACTGCCTTCGCCATCCACGCTCTGGATGTCCTGAAGAATCCACTGCACCCACTCTACCCCAAAATCAACAGCTTCCTCACGCGCAGCCCTGTCTGGTCTGCTGAAAAGCTTCCCCTCGCCCACGACATTCTTCATGGTGAACCCTCAGAAGATGATAAGTATTACACCGAAATCACATGGCTTCTCACCTacctccttgacagcttgCGCACACCCTCTGACCTTGGCATCTTTCATCGCAAGCGATGGTTCGAGAAGATACTCGCTCTCGGTGCTAACCCTTACTTACGTGTCAATCTACGAACTCGTCTGCTACGCCTATTGTTTCGCGCGACTTGCATCGAAGGCGGTAGCACCACGTTGACGACTCGCTTTGGCATCCTCAGCTGGCTGGACTCGCAACGGGCTGCATCTGAGGGAGGTGAAGAGGCAGATGTAATGGTTGCACTCATGACAAGGGTATGGGAGACATGTGATCAAGAAAAGGTCAAGGTCTGGAGTAAGGGTGGCGTCGAAAAGTTACTCGCCAGGCATAATTCGTAA
- a CDS encoding hypothetical protein (EggNog:ENOG41), which yields MPHFEPRPTNPAPSSDYSECVSDLSDSPPEETKPSLEHEKSFSDSPMSFHFPRRQALGSAPSSSHGEDEIPPLIPPKSRGRPRAYSSPDVEKVKERVASAMLEVEKLQKQIDDVIERQSLYVPSRPPTPYSIARAVPGMSSIYGPGDEPLPLTSSDLEPMPSIPALPPAAPSFAQRLNSDIIERPHTAPIRSPRTPVRTPITPPRRSRTPGEKRSPSTPPSRPRRGDMPPPPPLPLVLRPPLRKKKSFSRVSSWLFPGSQHNRNMSFDSVTNAPRPIRGCQGFYQVSLGGASEHRRSTESIDTASTWESDDENRTVPTTCSVGSTAAVSQDEPLIPRFATSTFGRNDIRPQRRSVGVAM from the coding sequence ATGCCTCACTTTGAACCAAGACCTACGAACCCAGCTCCCTCGTCAGACTATTCTGAGTGTGTGTCAGATTTGTCAGATAGCCCACCCGAAGAAACGAAACCTTCATTGGAGCATGAGAAGAGCTTCTCAGATTCTCCCATGTCATTTCACTTTCCACGCCGTCAAGCCCTAGGGAGTGCTCCTAGTTCCTCtcatggagaagatgagatcCCGCCCTTGATCCCCCCCAAGTCACGGGGGCGTCCTCGTGCGTATAGCTCACCAGATGTGGAAAAGGTCAAGGAACGAGTCGCGAGTGCTATGCTAGAGGTTGAAAAGCTCCAGAAGCAAATTGACGATGTCATTGAGAGACAGAGTCTTTATGTTCCCAGTCGACCACCAACTCCCTACTCGATCGCCCGGGCCGTGCCCGGTATGAGCTCGATCTATGGGCCTGGGGACGAACCGCTCCCGCTGACTTCTTCAGACCTGGAACCCATGCCGTCAATTCCGGCTCTGCCCCCAGCTGCTCCTTCTTTTGCCCAGAGACTTAACTCCGATATCATTGAAAGGCCACACACAGCACCCATCAGGTCTCCTCGTACGCCTGTGAGAACTCCCATCACACCACCTCGCAGATCCCGAACTCCTGGAGAAAAAAGGTCACCTTCTACCCCTCCTTCTCGCCCAAGGCGAGGTGATATGCCCCCACCGCCACCTCTACCTTTAGTACTTCGACCTCctctgaggaagaagaagtctttTTCCCGGGTGTCGAGCTGGCTCTTCCCCGGGTCGCAGCACAACCGTAACATGAGTTTCGACTCCGTCACCAACGCTCCTCGTCCTATCAGGGGCTGCCAAGGATTTTACCAAGTTTCGCTGGGCGGAGCATCAGAACATCGGCGGAGCACAGAGTCAATCGATACCGCCAGTACTTGGGAATCGGATGACGAGAATCGTACTGTCCCGACAACATGCTCTGTGGGTAGCACAGCTGCTGTGTCACAGGATGAGCCCCTCATCCCACGGTTCGCCACTTCAACGTTTGGTAGAAATGATATCCGACCTCAAAGGAGGAGTGTCGGTGTTGCAATGTGA